The following proteins are co-located in the Arvicanthis niloticus isolate mArvNil1 unplaced genomic scaffold, mArvNil1.pat.X pat_scaffold_275_arrow_ctg1, whole genome shotgun sequence genome:
- the LOC117701850 gene encoding paired immunoglobulin-like receptor B produces the protein MTFTFTALLCLGLTLGLWIPVLTGAYGKPSLSAQTSHVVTSGDYVTLLCESRQYYHGFILMVEGPQKLFWKQDSQYNLSTGKFQALFSVGPVSPNQRWIYKCYSYDKNKPQVWSEPSEPLELLVSGNLQKPTIKAEPGSVITSRGAMTIWCQGNLDAEICFLNKEVISETWSTQTSQEPGNKVKFFIPSVTEEHTGHYRCYCYSSAGWSEPSDTLELVVTGEGTVRFSTPGSALRSIPLPQSVP, from the exons CAG GAGCCTACGGGAAACCCAGCCTTTCAGCCCAAACCAGCCATGTGGTGACCTCAGGAGATTATGTCACCCTCCTGTGTGAGTCCAGGCAGTATTATCATGGCTTCATTCTGATGGTAGAAGGACCACAGAAGCTCTTCTGGAAGCAAGACTCACAGTATAACCTTTCTACTGGGAAGTTCCAGGCCCTGTTCTCTGTGGGCCCTGTGAGCCCCAACCAGAGATGGATATACAAATGCTACAGCTATGACAAGAACAAACCACAGGTGTGGTCAGAGCCTAGTGAACCCCTGGAGCTCCTGGtctcag GGAACCTCCAAAAACCAACCATCAAGGCTGAACCAGGCTCTGTGATCACCTCCAGAGGAGCCATGACCATCTGGTGTCAGGGGAATCTGGATGCAGAAATATGTTTTCTGAATAAGGAGGTAATCTCAGAAACCTGGAGCACACAGACATCACAGGAGCCCGGGAACAAGGTCAAGTTCTTCATCCCTTCtgtgacagaagagcatacagggCACTATCGCTGTTATTGTTACAGCTCAGCTGGTTGGTCAGAGCCCAGTGACACTCTGGAGCTGGTGGTGACAGGTGAGGGGACAGTCAGATTCTCAACCCCAGGCTCTGCTCTCAGGAGTATTCCCCTCCCACAGAGTGTTCCATGA